The genomic interval gctacctccgcctttgtgcaaggaggagcactgccagagccctgcaaaatgacctccagcaggccacaaatgtgcatgtgtcagcatatggtctcacaaggggtctgaggatctcatctcggtccctaatggcagtcaggctacctctggcgagcacatggagggctgtgcggccccacaaagaaatgccaccccacaccatgactgacccaccgacaaaccggtcatgctggaggatgttgcaggcagcagaacgttctccacggcgtctccagactctgtcacgtctgtcacatgtgctcagtgtgaaccttcTTTCATCTgagaagagcacagggcgccagtggcgaatttgccaatcttggtgttctctggcaaatgccaaacgtcctgcacggtgttgggctgtaagcacaacccccacctgtggacgtcgggccctcatggagtctgtttctaaccgtttgagcagacacatgcacatttgtggcctgctggaggtcattttgcagggctcttgcaatgctcctccttgcacaaaggcggaggtagcggtcctgctgctgggttgttgccctcctccacgtctcctgatgtactggcctgtctcctggtagcgcctccatgctctggacactaggCTGACAgatacagcaaaccttcttgccacagctcgcattgatgtgccatcctggatgagctgcactacctgagccacttgtgtgggttgtagactcagtctcatgctaccactagagtgaaagcaccgccagcattcaaaagtgaccaaaacatcagccaggaagcataggaactgagaagtggtctgtggtcactacctgcagaaccactcctttattgggggtgtcttgctaattgcctataatttccaccttttgtctattccatttgcacaacagcatgtgagatttattgtcaatcagtgttgcttcctaagtggacagtttgatttcacagaagtgtgattgacttggagttacattgtgttgtttaagtgttccctttgcGCAAAATTTTTTTGTATATACATATGCCTGATCCATAATCTAAAAAGaaagtatattttttatttttatggacACGAGGCCAAATAGGATCAAATCTGTCAAGAACTTTCTACAATCAACCTGTTATGCACAAATTCACATCACAGGAGTCAACCGTCTGCGATTCCcgtttaaagctagaatccttaattgaaacaataagtTCTATaatagttgaactaagctcattaggcatttataaattatattcaaGAAACAAAATGGGTCTTCATCGttcaagtccaaaaatggatgcagcaactaaggattctatcTTTAAATATCAATTGTAAACTGAACAGTCACTATAATATTTTTATGGATTTCTGATTTATTTGTATACATTGTGACTCCGTGGTTGTGTTTAAGGCCAAACTGAAGACACCACAAGAGTAGATGACAGATTGACATAGAATTTAATGTGAAAACCCAATATAATAAACCCATGTATTTGTAATTGCCCTCATCCCAAGAAAAATAGACAAGTTTAAAAACAATAAGCCAAGTTTATTGACAGTCACTGTTTAAAGCACAGCTTTTGACTCTTGATTGAGACCACTTAGGACCAATCAGCGGAGGCACCACCCCACTCAGTAGCCTGGGCGGTGGGGGCAGCGGACCAATCctctgtggcgggctgggcactCCAATCCTCTGTTGGAAGACAATCATGCGTGTGAGAGAATACAATCAAACCATTTATTGTACAGACGACACAGTCAAGAGAAAGAGAAATTGTGTTTCTCCCGACAGGATCCACAGTGAGGATTTGAGGCTTCACTACAGGTTTATGAGAGAACTATTCTACCCCTCTGTGTTGGTCATATAGGACATTTTAGGTCCTAGATGGGCAAAAAAGGGGCAATACTAATTTACTTTCAGTAGATCTTACCAGCAAAGCCTTCAGCTGCAGCTGGGGCCTTGGAAGGTGCAGCGGCTGAAAAGGAGAATTAAACAAAGTTTGAGTCAAATGTATTCCGgtagccattttgttttgtgattGTCAAAATGTGCTACTCCATCCACCTTTGCATTTGTGGCCTCCACTCCTGTGTATTCATCACTTACCCTCGGTGAAGCTCTTACCCTCAATGCCAGCAGGGAACTGCTGGATGGGCACAGAGGGCACTGCCACTCCCTCGGACCAGTCGGCCACCTCGGGCTGGGCAAAGTCGGCCGTGGGGGCGGTCCACTCGCCCTGGAACTCGTCCTTGCCAACAGCCTTCTCGGCCGCGGCTTGCTCCTCCTTCTCAATCTGGAACGGGACGAAGAGGTTAGAAGTTAGGGATGCGACGTCACAATTTGCGAGAGCGCTCAGGTAAGCAGGCACCACAGGTATATAGATTCTTAGCGCAAGCATACAACACTCCAACACCACATCAGAAGCATATTTTGCTTCAAGTTGTTCCATCACTGATTGAGATAGGTCAGTTAAGGTTTCAGACTGCCATCTCACCCACAGTGATGGTTTTACTATTCCCTTCCAACGACAACTCACCCAGTCACTGACCGGACAACGCAAGTGCTTTTTAGAAGGGGAATGTGCATTCGAGGTCTCCAAACTCCGTTCCTGAATAGCTACATGGtgagcaggcttttgttccagtccAGCACCAACACATCTAATTCAATTAATCGTGGTCCAGACAGAGGCCCATGATTAGTTAAGTTGTATCAAACAATTAGTGCAGGGCTAGAACAAAAGCCCCAAACACAGCTCTCCAGTCAGATTTGAAAACCCCTGGTATAAACAGTGCGTGAACCATAGTGTCCCAGTATGTCAGTTACCTCCTCTGGATCTCTGTAGAAGTAGAGATCAGGCATGACCTCCCAGGGGTGTTCCCTGGAGATGGTGCCCCTCATCCGCAGCACCTCCCTGGACAGCATCCACCACATCAGACCAACGGAGTGGTGGCCCTGGAACACATCATACAACAGTCAGTTAGACCTAGGGTTGTATACTAAGTCAATGACAATTATATGCACCGGCAACAGTCAGTCATACAGAGGCACGAAGGCCATCAACAGAATTGATCAGTCTAAACTAGTAGAATTTGTTAGTGGATTAACTGATACCCAGTAAAAACATGACTACATGGGAGGGCATCTTCAACTACTGACGAGGAAGTAGAAAAGAAACACCCTAGGTAGTAAGAGTCATGGTTGTGGCTCAGGTCACTATCAAACTCCAGTCATGGGGCAGTAGCCCTACTGATGTTAGCGAAAACCCGGCCAGATCACTCTGGCACACTTCCGACACCTGAACACAGACATCAGACCGTGTCAAGCTTTAATTGTGTGCTGCATATTTCCATCAGTTGACCAAGATATCAGCGGAAGTTACCATCTACTCTTTCACTGAGGAAACACCATTGGGGACAAAACTGATATGATAGGCTGTTCAAGTCATATAAAAATGTAAGACCACTAGAACATACATCTGTAGTCTATGGCCTGTCTGTACCTTGTTGTTGCAGGGGATGGCGATGTCCACGTATCTAAGGGGAGAGTCAGTGTTGCACATGGCGATAGTGGGGATGTTGACGTAGGAGGCCTCAGTCAGGGGTTGGTGGTCGGCACGGGGGTCTGTCACGATCAGGAGGCGGGGCTCACGGAAAGCAGCCTGGATCTGATTGGTGAAGGTTCCGGGGGTAAAACGACCGTGGAAGGTGGTGGCGCCGGTGGCAGATGCAAACTTCAGCACAGCCCTCTGGTTGGAGGAGAACGGGGAGTGGAGTTAGTGGATTGGCAGGTGACCCAGTCAAGAATATAACTTAGCAGTAATTTAGTATGTTTTGGTTGTGGCTCAGGTCACTATCAAACTCCAGTCATTGGGCAGCAGCCCTACTGATGTTAGCGAAAACCCGGCCGGATCACTCTGGCACACTTCCGACACCTGAACACAGACATCAGTGCCAGGCTTTAATTGTGTGCCGTTTAGCTAGTCACCCACAATTACATCAGGCCAACTGAGCTGACCAAAGtaatgttcattagggcacactagtaaataaaaacaagtttcttattggacaagtatAGATAGTACCTCTCCTCTTTAGACCGTTGACTTCCATTTTGCGCCTCCTGAACATAACACAGGAGAAACTCTGGGCCCTCATATGTCAGGTGAGCTAGCAGTGGGGGTCTCACCTGTCCAGTGTTCCTGGAGGAGATGACGCAGACATCAGCTGGGTTCTCAATGGCGACGATGGCACGAGCAGCCAGCAGCAGCTTCTCCCATGTCTTCTTCAGGTTGATAATGTATACACCTGATGGGACAACCAGTTACATTATTTACATGTTGATTCCCGACATGCATACagccataatgtctatacacatgCTAGCCTTTCTCAGGACAATCAATGAAGAAAAAGACTGTACCGGTTAAAACTGACTGAGGACTGGTGTTACACCCACATTGAGCTCATTATCTACTGGATAAGTGTTTGAGCTAGAGAAAAacattcaatattaggaagagaTGTTCCATCACTGATTGAGATAGGTCAGTTATGGTTTCAGACTGCCATCTCACCCACAGTGATGGTTTTACTATTCCCTTCCAACGACAACTCACCCAGTCACTGACCGGACAACGCAAGTGCTTTTAGAAGGGGAATGTGTATTTCAGAGGTCTCCCAACTCTGATCCTATAAACTTGTGTGCAGActattgttccagcccagcacctgATTCAAGACCACAAATAGTTGAATTACGTATAATAATGCAGGGCTGGAAGAAAAGCATTCACATCCTCACCCATCAAAATATGTGCGAGTTCAGAAAGTCTTCAGATCATAAAGTGACAAATAACCAGGGATCTCATATTCCTCCACTCACCATCACTCTTTCTCTTGTACGTGTAGTGCTCCATCTGGAAGTCCATGTTGGTACCTCCCAGGTGGGTCCCGGCTGCCAGGAACTTGAGcacatcctcctccttcatctGCAGCACATCCAGACCTCCGGACATCGTGACCACTTTTCCTAAGTTACGAGTTATGTGGAAAAGCTGCAGGGGGAAAAAAGAGACAGGTGAGATGTTGCACAAAGGTAGGGAAGCAGAGAATGGTTGCAGTTGGAACTGAGGGGTGATTGTGGCTCAGGTCACTATCAAACTCCAGTCATGGGGCAGCAGCCCTACTGATGTTAGCGAAAACCCGGCCGGATCACT from Salvelinus alpinus chromosome 2, SLU_Salpinus.1, whole genome shotgun sequence carries:
- the LOC139567726 gene encoding small ribosomal subunit protein uS2-like, yielding MSGGLDVLQMKEEDVLKFLAAGTHLGGTNMDFQMEHYTYKRKSDGVYIINLKKTWEKLLLAARAIVAIENPADVCVISSRNTGQRAVLKFASATGATTFHGRFTPGTFTNQIQAAFREPRLLIVTDPRADHQPLTEASYVNIPTIAMCNTDSPLRYVDIAIPCNNKGHHSVGLMWWMLSREVLRMRGTISREHPWEVMPDLYFYRDPEEIEKEEQAAAEKAVGKDEFQGEWTAPTADFAQPEVADWSEGVAVPSVPIQQFPAGIEGKSFTEAAAPSKAPAAAEGFAEDWSAQPATEDWSAAPTAQATEWGGASADWS